Sequence from the Acropora muricata isolate sample 2 chromosome 10, ASM3666990v1, whole genome shotgun sequence genome:
GCGGAGAGTTACATGAGAAAGCAAAGTTACCTGAGAAAGCAAAGTTACATGAGAAACCAAAGTTACATGAGAAAGCAAAGTCATATCAAACAAACCAGTTATTATGTCAAACACTGTGTACACATTCAAATCTACAGGAAGACGCTATGTTGGATTCAGTAGAGGTGAAAGAAGAGATTGAAGACGCTAAGCGAAACATTGATAATCTTTTTTTTAAGCACCAAGGTGaaccttttgtttcttttgattgTTTTGCTTTGGATTTTCTTACTTAAGAAATGCATTATTCTGAATACTGTATTTTTGGTCCATAATATTATGATTTTAGCAGGGGTTTACGCTACTCTTATGGGTGTTAATTTCTGCGTGAACTTCTTGATGTCTTCAACACGAGCTGCCATGAACACATTCGATGAATGTGATTTGTTTGAGAAAGCCATGCAGTTTTCTGTGATTgcacatgatgatgatgatgatgatgatgatgatgatgataataatgagtCATTCTTCACAAAAAGCTGTAGATCTCGATACGAAAAGTTTCTTTATTTAACTGGTTACACGCGTACGCGTGCTGTTCGTGTTCGCGATAGAGAACCCAGCAGAATACCACACAAAAAGATTTCAAGTATTTTGCATAAATCCAGGAATGTAAGGCGCTTGCTTCGAACATACATAAAGAAAAACATACCGAAGTCATCCCGTATGCATATGTTTATTAACGAAGGTAGGGTGCATGTCAGAAGTGTATacaaacgaaaaataaaatttcactcCTTTGCGGTGAAAAGAATCAAGTTCAAATGTGTTCTGTCATCCAAAAGGGTGCATCGAAAGTATAGAAAGCACAGGATGAAACTGAAAACTAATTATTATCTTAACAAGTTAATGAAAAGTTCTTCAGCACCAAATGTTTATAAAAATGTGAATCATAAGATAAATCATTGCAAGTTCAACCTGTCTAAAGATGTGCATGGAAACAAACCCTGGTCCTCCCATTGATCCTTTAAAAACAATCAAGGCTCCTTACAGTCAAGAAAATGTGTTATTGTTTGGCTCAAATGCAGGTACACAGTGTGTGGCTATGTCCTTTACTTCCCTCATACATAATCACAGAAATGGTATCACTTCCTCAACAGACTTAGTCAATATCATGAACACTGGTAATGAACTGTATACTGCTTTATCCAGACTATCCAGGCAATCCTATTTACTGCTGACAGAAGTACCTGAAATGATTACAATGTTCAATTCAAATTATCACCTTCAATACAGTCCAAGCTATACTGGTAAGATATGTGGTAGTTGTGCCATGGAAGATTTTGATTACTGTATGCCATTGGAGAATGCTATACAGGCTTTGGTTGGACAAAGTTATGATTCCTTTTTGTTAACCATTCTTAGTACTACTGTGGCTATTTACTGTACTGCAAATGGGAAGTTCAAAATATTTGACTCTCATGCTAGAGACTCATTTGGTATTCCTCATCCTCAGGGAACTTGTGTATTATTAGAAGTGAACACCTTAAATGAGTTAatgaactattttcaaatggTCCATCAAAATCCTGACGTTATATTTGAACTAAAAGGTGTGCATATTATTGAAATGCTATGTGAAAGTGCAGAAATTCCAATTTACCAACAGACCATCACTCATGTGACAAGCTGTAATACAGATGCTGAAACTATAAACAGAAAGATTCCTTTGGAATGGTGTGGTGCCATATCTTTTTATTGCATTTGTTTTTCCATTATCAAGTCTTGTGGGTACTGGAACGCAAAAACTCTAGAGGCAATTATTGACCATGCAAGGATGTTTTATCAAGAAAAGCTCTATCCCATCAACCAACACCCCACTATCAATGATATTCCAAGTACACTACAAATATATGATGCAGATATTAGCGTTGCATTTAATCTGGAGAAACAAGGGATATTGTCTTGCACTTCTCTTACTAGCAAATTAATGCTGCAGGCATTGATCACAGAGAATACAAACCACAATACTGGGTTTTTAATGTGGATATCCAATTATTGCATAAGTTGCATTTTTGAGCATAAgataaaaagtaagaaaaatacTGTTAAGTATTACCTTCTAGCATTAACCCCTGATGGAAACCTAGagatattccaaaacaacaatgACTTGAATTCTCTTATTCAGTCAATATTGAATATAATAAAGAACAAATTTCAATCCAGAGATACAGAATATTGCATTAAATTTTTATGTTGTTCCAGTAATTTTTCAAGTGCTGTAAGACTGAAGGTTATGGCAAAACATAAGTCTAATAGTCAGAAAAAACTAgatttaaagagaaaaaaagaaagttatgCACAACCTGCtattaaaaaaaagtgtttgtCTGATAAACATCAGAAGTATGAAAGCATGGATCCGGTAGGAAAAGAAAAGCTCTTGTACAACcaaagaaaatggacaaataGATGGTATAATTCACTGGATCCTACAGAAAAGGAAAAGGTTTTGTCTGAAAGAGCAAAATACTATAAATCATTGGATggtgcatgcaaaaaaaagagAGCAGAATGGTATAGTTCACAAAGATCTGAGGACAAAGAAAAACTGTTGTCTGATAGAGCAGAATGGTATAGTTCACCAAGTCCTGAAGATAAAGAAAAGCTATTGTCTGACAGAGCAGAATGGTATAATTCACTAAATCCTGAGGATAAAGAAAAACTATTGGCTGATAGAGCAGAATGGTATAATTCACTAAATCCTGAGGATAAAGAAAAACTATTGTCTGATAGAGCAGAATGGTACAGATCACTAAAtcgtgaagaaaaagaaaaatatattgtttGACAGAGCAGAATGGTATAGTTCACTAAGTCCTGAAGATAAAGAAAAGCTATTGTCTGACAGAGCAGAATGGTATAATTCACTAAATCCTGAGGATAAAGAAAAACTATTGTCTGACAGAGCAGAATGGTATAGTTCACTAAATCGTGaagataaagaaaaattattgtctGACAGAGCAGAATGGTATAGTTCACTAAATCCTGTGGATAAAGAAAAACTATTGTGTAACAGAGCAAAATGGTACAGTTCACTAAATCCTGCTGATAAAGAAAAACTATTGTGTGACAAAGCAGAATGGTATTATCTATTGGAtactgacaaaaaacaaaacattgtaTCACGGATCCAATCCAAcaaaaaagcatgcaaaaaatcagttCAATATGATTTAGAGCACAAGATCTCAGTCTTTCAAAGTAAGATCAAGGAAGGTCCATATTACATTTGTTCTGTTTGTAACAGATTATTATATAGAAAAACTGTCATTCATTTGAATAAAGAAATATACAGCAGCCAGCTTAATGTATTTACTGATGTGAAGTCATTTGATGATAAGCAATACATCTGTAGAACCTGTAACACAAAGGTGTTGAAAGGAAATGTTCCCTGCCAAGCTGTTTGTAACAAATTATGCGTTGATGAATTACCACCAGAATTGTCATTGCTAGAAAAGCTTGAACAGATACTTATAGCACAGAGAATagtatttgaaaaaataatagtcATGCCAAAAGGTCAACAAAGAAAGATTAAGGGTGCAATCTGTAATGTACCAGTGGAATGCGATCAGACATGTAAAATATTACCACGACCCCCTGAAAGATCTGGAATAATAATGTTGAAActcaaaagaaaattggagtTTAGAGGTCATGTATACTTTCAAGCCGTACGCCCCGAAGTTGTGCTAAATGCTCTCAATTGGCTTAAAGTCAATAATCCTTTTTATACTAATATCAGTCTAGATATTGGCAATATTGGCAGAGATCTTACAACATCACAGCAAAATGACAATATTTCATATGAAGACAATTCACTTTTGGATAGTGATATGGCCAATACCAGCTCTAATGAACAAAGtatcaatgataataatgaaaatcTTCTCTCTAATGGCACCATGACAGATAGGGTTAGTCCTACCACCTCTGATACAGAAAGCAGTAATGATGGTAACACACCTGACAATGAGGAACAAGATGACCCTTTAAATAATTTTAGATCACCCCCAAATGAAACTTGTTTGCAGTCAATAATTCCAGAGTATCCTGTAACTGTTCAAGGGAATGATGAGGTGTCATCAGGAAATGAAGTCTACAATATTGCTCCAGGTGAAAACAAACACCCTGTATCATTCATGATGGATAAGAATTGTGAAGAGCTGGCATTTCCTGTACTTTTTCCGAAAGGAGAATTTGGATACACTGTTGAGCGTGATGTGGAATTGTCACCAGTTAAATACTTTAATGCAAGACTGTTACACCACAGTGCAAGATTTGCAACAAATCCAGAGTATCTCTTTTTTGCACAATTCATCATAGAGCAAAAGAAAGTATCAGATAGTATCAATATTGCTTTGAAAAAATCCATGGTCAGACCCTTACTGCTTCTCAAATAAGATCCATTGATGCACAGAACTTGCAAAATCTCATTTGCCAAGACCAGGCCTATTTGTTTTTGAGACAAATACCAGGTTCCCCACCCTATTGGCAATGGTTTATGTATGAAGTAATAGCTATGGTAAAACAACTAGGAATACCAACATGGTTTATGACTTTATCTTGTGCAGATCTCAGATGGCCTGAGCTctttcagataattgctagaACACAGGGCAAGAACCTTACTGATGAACAAGTTGATGCTTTGTCATATAATGAAAGATGTTCCATGCTCAACTTCAATCCTGTTCTTGCTGCTAAGCATTTCCAATATAGGGTTGAAACATTCTTTACTGAAGTTCTTCTATCCAATGCAAATCCTATTGGAAAAATAGTCTATTATGCACTCCGTATCGAGTTCCAGATGCGAGGCTCTCCTCATTTACATGCATTGATATGGACTTCTGACTGTCCCAAACTAACATCCGAGACCAAGGAAGACTATGTAGACTACATAGACCAACGCGTCCATGCCCATCTACCAAATGAAGACCAGGACCCTGAGTTACATTAACTTGTTAAAACCTATCAAAAACACAGCCACTCTAAGACCTGTAGGAAATACAAGAATATAAAATGTAGATTTAATTTTGGGCAGTTTTTCACAAACAGAACTATTGTTGCAGAACCTCTTTCTGATGATCTAGATTtagaggaaaaaacaaacactctggataaacaaaaaaaaatcctttcaTTAGTTAAAGGCAAACTTGATGATCTTCTAAACCCAAGCAAGTCAAATTATGATCCCGCATTAACTGAAGCTGACATTTTCACTTCTGTTAACATTACTGAGGAACAGTATTATTGGGCCTTATCTATCTCTCCTGACTCAGACTATGAACTACACCTTAGAAGACCAATAGATAGCTGTTTTATCAACAATTACTTTATTGCTGGTATCAAGGGATTTAGAGCAAATGTTGACTTGCAACCTGTATTCAATCACTACAAATGCATAACTTATGTCTGCTCATACTTCACAAAAGATGAAACTGAATGTTCACAGACCATTGTTAACGCAGCAAaagaagcaaagaaagaaaacatgaaagtCAGAGATGGTCTTAAAAAAATTGGTGCTGCATTCCTCTCAACTAGAGAAGTGAGCTCACAAGAATGTGTTTATAGATGCATGCCAGAACTATGGCTAAGAAAGATTTTCCCAGCAACAATTTTTGTTAACACAAACCTTCCAGAAAAGAGAATACGTGTAGTGGCCAGCTACTCTTGGCCGAGCAAATAACTCGTATTCATCCAGACAAACATTTAATTCGCAAAAACATCTTACAAACATCGAATCTCTGCGTATCCGAACGATTCGAAGTTATTATGCTTTCCTCCACGATGGcgggaacaaaaacaaaatagcgtAAAACTAAATTCACAAAAGCACATGGCGAAAACTGCGCCCGAACAATCTCTAGTGTGCGGTAAGAACTAAAACTTCATGTATCGAACGGGAACTGAAACCTACACGCTCCTCCCCGAAAGACAACTCGGGAGTCTTTCTAAACTTAAACAGTCGCACAACATGCGAAAATAAAACAACGTCCGACATTCTCAGTGTCTCTTAACTATCTGTCTATTAGCATCTTAATACTGTTCCTTGATCTGGGCATATGTCATTGCTCGAATACAACTCGGGACGGTTTCTCTTGTTCCTGAATGCGGGTCAGTAACTTCTCCTCCAACAAACAGAGCTTTCGCACATCTCCACGGTAGACTCCATCTGCCGTTCTAATGACCACTTGACGCACCAATCCTTCACTATCTGGGAATGTCTGCTCAACCAATGCTTTGGGCCATTGGCCACGAGGCGTGTTCCGATCTGCCATTAGAACCAGATCTCCTATTTCAAAGTTTGGCTGAGGACGCAACCACTTTTGGCACTTCTGAAGTGTTGGCAAATACTCTTTAGTCCACCGTTGCCAAAAATGATCTGCAAGGAGATGAATGTGCTTCCATCTTGCTTTGAACTTATCTGATTCTTTAAACACATCTGGAGCAGATGAGGGGTTTCTGTGCAACAGAAGGATGTGATTTGGCGTTAGTG
This genomic interval carries:
- the LOC136932111 gene encoding uncharacterized protein encodes the protein MCMETNPGPPIDPLKTIKAPYSQENVLLFGSNAGTQCVAMSFTSLIHNHRNGITSSTDLVNIMNTGNELYTALSRLSRQSYLLLTEVPEMITMFNSNYHLQYSPSYTGKICGSCAMEDFDYCMPLENAIQALVGQSYDSFLLTILSTTVAIYCTANGKFKIFDSHARDSFGIPHPQGTCVLLEVNTLNELMNYFQMVHQNPDVIFELKGVHIIEMLCESAEIPIYQQTITHVTSCNTDAETINRKIPLEWCGAISFYCICFSIIKSCGYWNAKTLEAIIDHARMFYQEKLYPINQHPTINDIPSTLQIYDADISVAFNLEKQGILSCTSLTSKLMLQALITENTNHNTGFLMWISNYCISCIFEHKIKSKKNTVKYYLLALTPDGNLEIFQNNNDLNSLIQSILNIIKNKFQSRDTEYCIKFLCCSSNFSSAVRLKVMAKHKSNSQKKLDLKRKKESYAQPAIKKKCLSDKHQKYESMDPVGKEKLLYNQRKWTNRWYNSLDPTEKEKVLSERAKYYKSLDGACKKKRAEWYSSQRSEDKEKLLSDRAEWYSSPSPEDKEKLLSDRAEWYNSLNPEDKEKLLADRAEWYNSLNPEDKEKLLSDRAEWYRSLNREEKEKYIV